A region of Vigna radiata var. radiata cultivar VC1973A chromosome 10, Vradiata_ver6, whole genome shotgun sequence DNA encodes the following proteins:
- the LOC106775957 gene encoding uncharacterized protein LOC106775957 isoform X1, whose translation MEIIFVPSLSLAKFSKSQTLWNSPLLVHCKPTSVAFSSVTHHHLPKCFLLHSQYGVRSKAKEKQNLGVVHASEAASSTTTTTTNANNAERWLLEPVGDGDTRHIGYKVEMPGAYEIASSEVTVGRVPDKADLVIPVATDDILIASNSKPEVNNIKTQLDNKFQMKDLGVARKIMGIEIIRQCDLKCLYVSHETYLRKIIEKFGITLKHVSTPFVFHYKLSDDQSPKMVNNSPYAFC comes from the exons ATGGAAATCATATTTGTACCTTCTCTCTCCCTTGCAAAATTCTCAAAGTCTCAAACTTTGTGGAATTCACCACTCTTGGTTCACTGCAAACCCACCTCAGTTGCTTTCAGTTCAGTAACCCACCATCATTTGCCCAAGTGCTTTCTGTTGCACTCACAATATGGTGTTAGATccaaagcaaaagaaaagcagaaCCTTGGAGTTGTACATGCATCAGAGGCTGCatcctcaacaacaacaactacaACGAATGCCAATAATGCAGAAAGATGGCTTCTTGAACCAGTTG GAGATGGTGATACAAGGCACATAGGGTACAAGGTCGAGATGCCAGGTGCATATGAAATTGCTTCT AGTGAGGTGACTGTTGGACGTGTACCAGACAAAGCTGATCTAGTAATTCCAGTTGCAACAG ATGACATTTTAATTGCAAGCAATAGTAAACCTgaagtgaataacattaaaactcAGTTGGACAACAAGTTTCAGATGAAAGACCTAGGAGTTGCGAGGAAGATTATGGGGATTGAGATCATTAGACAATGTGATTTGAAGTGTCTATATGTGTCTCATGAAACCTATCTCAGAAAAATCATAGAGAAGTTTGGTATAACACTTAAACATGTATCCACACCTTTTGTGTTTCACTATAAGTTGAGTGATGACCAATCTCCTAAGATGGTGAACAATAGTCCATAtgctttttgttaa
- the LOC106775957 gene encoding uncharacterized protein LOC106775957 isoform X2, producing MEIIFVPSLSLAKFSKSQTLWNSPLLVHCKPTSVAFSSVTHHHLPKCFLLHSQYGVRSKAKEKQNLGVVHASEAASSTTTTTTNANNAERWLLEPVGDGDTRHIGYKVEMPGAYEIASSEVTVGRVPDKADLVIPVATVSGVHARIQKKEGNLLVTDLDSTNGTFINDKRLRPGVAATLSPGSSITFGDTHLAMFRVSKVKNVKVADTNGQTETELDTNKKSDDTETS from the exons ATGGAAATCATATTTGTACCTTCTCTCTCCCTTGCAAAATTCTCAAAGTCTCAAACTTTGTGGAATTCACCACTCTTGGTTCACTGCAAACCCACCTCAGTTGCTTTCAGTTCAGTAACCCACCATCATTTGCCCAAGTGCTTTCTGTTGCACTCACAATATGGTGTTAGATccaaagcaaaagaaaagcagaaCCTTGGAGTTGTACATGCATCAGAGGCTGCatcctcaacaacaacaactacaACGAATGCCAATAATGCAGAAAGATGGCTTCTTGAACCAGTTG GAGATGGTGATACAAGGCACATAGGGTACAAGGTCGAGATGCCAGGTGCATATGAAATTGCTTCT AGTGAGGTGACTGTTGGACGTGTACCAGACAAAGCTGATCTAGTAATTCCAGTTGCAACAG TGTCCGGTGTGCATGCACGCATTCAGAAGAAAGAAGGGAATCTTCTTGTCACAGATTTGGATAGTACTAATGGGACATTCATTAATGACAAACGTCTGAGACCTGGAGTAGCTGCAACTCTATCACCTGGGAGTTCTATTACATTTG GAGATACCCATTTAGCTATGTTTCGTGTATCAAAGGTGAAAAATGTGAAGGTTGCTGATACAAATGGGCAAACTGAAACTGAACTagacacaaacaaaaaaagCGATGATACCGAAACAAGTTGA